In Bicyclus anynana chromosome 1, ilBicAnyn1.1, whole genome shotgun sequence, a single window of DNA contains:
- the LOC112051799 gene encoding pancreatic lipase-related protein 2-like, with protein MIWCLFLVYSVAAVKWDAPAPYDPVWLASVQSHGPVPSVNETRLWGWVNNHDVQFRLFTRRNPYEFQLLKANDSSMLRESNFNFNNKVKVLAHGWLNHGDGPMPESIKEAYLNVSDLNIIVVDWGTAANVNYILASYNVALVGRLLTEFLNFLISEGVSMDNVHLIGHSLGAHVVGIAGAYVKEGPIDTITGLDPALPLFTLGNKDARLDKHDARHVEVIHTCGGYLGFAAPLGHIDFYPNGGTRQPGCGIDYRGLCAHNRAHMFFAESIISDVPFTAVRCKDYDELYYERSCRGTGEKLIMGGFDIHYGKDGIYYLKTSAEKPYALGDVAP; from the exons TTGCGGCAGTTAAATGGGATGCGCCTGCGCCCTACGACCCGGTGTGGTTAGCCAGTGTCCAAAGCCACGGCCCGGTGCCATCTGTCAACGAGACTCGGCTGTGGGGCTGGGTGAACAACCATGACGTACAGTTTAGATTGTTTACGAG ACGGAACCCGTATGAATTTCAACTTCTGAAAGCGAATGATTCATCAATGCTGCGCGAATCCAACTTCAACTTTAATAACAAGGTGAAAGTTCTGGCGCACGGCTGGCTCAATCACGGCGACGGTCCTATGCCGGAATCCATTAAAGAAG CATACCTAAATGTGAGTGATCTAAACATTATCGTCGTAGACTGGGGTACCGCGGCTAATGTGAACTACATATTAGCCAGCTACAACGTAGCCTTAGTTGGAAGATTACTCACAGAATTTCTCAATTTCCTCATAAGTGAAGGCGTGTCAATGGACAATGTACATCTTATAGGACACAGTTTGGGAGCTCACGTTGTGGGTATAGCAGGTGCTTATGTCAAAGAAGGACCAATAGATACTATAACag GGTTAGATCCAGCTTTACCACTGTTCACACTGGGCAATAAAGATGCACGTCTAGACAAGCACGATGCGAGACATGTTGAAGTTATCCACACTTGCGGAGGTTATCTAGGTTTCGCAGCGCCTCTGGGACACATTGACTTCTACCCGAACGGTGGCACTCGCCAGCCTGGATGTGGCATTGATTATAGAG gCTTATGTGCCCATAACAGGGCCCACATGTTTTTCGCGGAGTCGATAATATCGGACGTGCCTTTCACCGCCGTCCGCTGCAAGGATTACGATGAGCTTTACTACGAGAGGTCCTGTAGAGGCACAGGCGAGAAGTTGATCATGGGCGGCTTTGATATACATTACgg GAAAGACGGAATTTACTACCTAAAGACTAGCGCTGAGAAACCTTACGCCTTAGGGGACGTAGCCCCGTGA